The Nitrospirota bacterium genome has a segment encoding these proteins:
- a CDS encoding hemerythrin domain-containing protein yields MEPTTVTRFFQQDHERLDGLLRQFHELKRSDSAKAVEAFKEFKFGLQRHIVWEEELLFPRWEQATGITEGPTRVMRIEHRRIGEALEMIHKKVQAGDPESDQEEQQLVALLASHNQKEERILYPAIDQALDERDRSALFTEMRAIPEDRYRVCCPTNPA; encoded by the coding sequence ATGGAACCAACGACAGTCACGCGCTTCTTCCAACAAGATCACGAGCGGCTGGACGGGCTGCTCCGGCAATTCCACGAGCTGAAACGGTCCGATTCGGCCAAGGCCGTGGAGGCGTTCAAGGAGTTCAAGTTCGGCCTGCAGCGACACATCGTGTGGGAGGAGGAGCTGCTGTTCCCCCGATGGGAACAGGCCACGGGCATCACGGAAGGTCCCACCCGGGTCATGCGGATCGAGCACCGCCGCATCGGCGAGGCGCTGGAGATGATCCACAAAAAGGTGCAGGCCGGAGACCCGGAGAGCGACCAGGAGGAGCAGCAGTTGGTCGCGCTCCTGGCCTCCCACAACCAGAAGGAGGAACGGATCCTCTACCCCGCCATTGATCAGGCCCTCGACGAGCGGGACCGCTCCGCCCTGTTCACGGAGATGCGGGCCATCCCCGAAGACCGGTACCGGGTCTGCTGCCCCACCAACCCCGCTTGA